The window TTAGGAATTAAAATTACCTTTGCATCAACTTAAAGCAGAAAAATTAAAGGTTTTGCAACAACATTATAGAAGCAATACGAGACATATACTTCAGTCGCTTAAATATTTAAAGAGGAATTTACTTATGCTTCCTCTTTTAATGCTTTTTTCTATTCCTATTGCCTATTATGTTAAGGGATACAGCTGGGAAGAATCATTAATAGTAGGTCCTCTTTTTAATTTTTCAGCTTTTATTTTATTGGGATGTATTCCTACATTTCTTATTCATAGATCCCATTATATCAACAATAAAGATTTTAGTCTTTTTGTAGACAAAATAAGTGGTAAGATCACAATTAATGAAGATAAACAATATGACATTGATTCATTAGAGTTTATTGAACATTTAGCTATTTCCAAAAAAAGACAGGAAGATGGCAAGTTCAGGTTAATAACGCCATGGTCCAATTATTCCTATTTAAAAGTAATCACACCTGATAATAACCAATATAAGATAAGCTCTAATGTAGTTTGCAGTTCAGAGCTACCCATAAGGGTTCATAGTAGGGAATACACGCTTTGGCCATCCATTAGATGATAAAATGACAATATTTAACTGTTTGTTTAGTTAGATAATCATAATATTGTAAATAAACATATTCTATTATGATGAACGTATCATTAAAAATGAAGTCTGCTCCATTTGTATTGTTGGTTATTAGTGTAGTATCCTGTTCAAAATTTAGTAGGGAAATAAAAGAGATTGATTATTCTTCACCTTATCCTTTAAGTTCAACTTTAGAAGATAAACTAGAGCAGGATACTTTGGCTTGGAGATATCAGATTTCTGCAGATGATTTTGCTAGAAATGGTGATTATAGGAATGCTATAGATAAATGGGATTCTGCAAGGCATTCTAGGAAAACAGATGTTTCTAAGGCCGAAATTGATTCAATTAATAATAGATATTCGGTTAAAAACGCTAAAGAATACATTCTTGAAAAGGCAAAAGAAAATCAGATTGTCATTATTAATGAAGCTCATCACAATTCAAGGCACAGAGTCTTTACTAAATCATTACTAAGTGATCTGTATAAATTAGGTTATAGAAATTTAGGATTAGAAGCACTAAACAATGGAAAGGCGCTAGATTCAGCTTTGAATGAGCGGGGTTTTCCTATTCAAGAATCAGGTTATTATGTTCAAGATCCTCAGTTTGGTAATATGGTTCGAACTGCGTTGGAATTAGGTTTTAATGTATTTGCTTATGAAAATTTCAAAGGTGGAGGTCAAATAGATCGTGAGAAGGGACAGGCAAATAATATTGCACAAGTGATAAAAAATAAGCCAAATGAAAAATTTTTAATTCATTGTGGATTTGCTCATGCTCTTGAAGGACCATATCCACATTGGGGTAAGGCTATGGCTCAGCGCGTAAAAGATATTACTGGAATTGATCCTTACACTATTAATCAAACAGCATATAATGAAAAGAGTCATCCAGATTTAAATCCGCCAATTTTAAAAGCGATAGATATAAATGAATCCTCAGTATTAATAGATCAAAATAATGAAGCAATAAAGTATCAAAGAGGACAGGCATATACTGATTTAGTGATTCTACACCCCACAACTGAATTTATAAATAACAGACCGGAATGGCTTTTTGATAATGGAAATCAACAAGTGAATATTCAGTTAGATGAAATTGAACTTGAACCCCCATTTATGATTCTAGCTTATAAGGAAGGGGAGGATATCCATAAAGGTATTCCCATGGATATTTCTGAAGTAAAGAAAGGTAGATCATCTGCAATGCTTGCCTTACCAAAAGGAGAATATACTATGATAGTAACAGATGAAATCAAGTCTTTCAAATTTAACCATAAAGTAAAATAGTTCTTTCAATGATGATGTTAGCTTTAGCTTAATGTTTTAGTTATTTTAACATGGTAGCTATTTAAATTTTATTATCATGAAAGGAATAATTAAAAACTTAGCACCTCATATTTTCCTAATTGATGGTTTAGGTGCATTTTTAACTGCTATCAATACCGGTATAATTTTCATATTAATTCAAGAGTGGATTGGTATGCCATATCAAGTATTGATTCCTTTGGCAATTATTGCAGCGGTGTTTTGTATATATTCCTTAGGGTGTCACTTTTTTTTGAAAAGAAATCGAAGAAACTATTTAAGAGCTATCGCAATAGGAAATTTAATGTACATAAGTTTAACTGCTATTCTGGTTTACCTCCATTTTGATAGACTTGAGCTGTTAGGTATTATTTATTTTGTGAGTGAGATAGTAATTGTTTCAATTTTGATATACATAGAGTTTAGCATTTCAAAAACAATTGATTTAAATAAGTAGCCTTACTTAAATTTTTCCGTAATTATTCTCATAAAATCAATGACATTTTTCATTAAATCTAGCTGTTTTTGATTTCGAATTTTCCCATAGAATGAAAATTGAAAATATTTCTCTTTTGTAATATTCCTGAAATCAAAACCCTGATAAAAACTATCCTCAAGTTTCATTAAAAACTCCTGCAGGGCTTGATCATCTAAAATTAATTTTAGTTTTTCTGCTTCTTTGGAATGACAAAAGAATTTTTTGTCAAACGTTGCATTGCCAATTTCAATATCCTGATAACCTAATGGTTTCATTGCTTGCATAGCCCAATTATCAAGATACACTTCAAAGTCAAAATCAATGGGCGAATTTTTAAAAGTAATTAAAGTCCAATCACCCTTACCTAAGTCTCGAATCTTGAAATCATTTAGTCTATCCTCACTGTATACAACTTCAGATCCGTTAACATTTCCAGAAAGGGTATATTCTTTGTTTGGTCCTTCATCTCGAAATGAAATATTGAATCCTAAATTTTTAGCAAATTGATTAAATAATTCACCTCTTTTTTTCTTCTTATTTAGTGAATAGAAAACACCAAAAATCAACAGTAAAATAAAAATAACAAGTATTATCAATACGGGATGCATGACCTAATATACTATTTTTAATGAAAAGGTCAATTCCCATTGAAAGAGGAAATTGTTATATTGATTGTGTAATCTTAAAAACTCCAGTCATATGAGGTATCTAAATAAATTATTGTGCTTGTTTATACTTTGTGTTAGCACAAATTTATATTCTCAATACTTAATTGGTTCTTGGGAACATACTGAGATTAATTCAAATGGAGATACGATTAAAAGTATAGTAAGCTTTACAGATGGATTTCAATCGTTATGTGTGTTTAATGCTACTGAAGGTGCCTTTATTCATACAAATGGTGGTGCCTGGAGTTTAGAAAATGATAGGCTAACCGAAAAGGTTGAATATCATTCTGACAGTTCTAATTACGTAGGGCAGGAAATAACATTTAAAATCATCTTAACTGATAGTACTTTACAAATAGCAGGAGAGGATGAAGTTTTTAAAAGGCTTGATGATGGAACTCCAGGTGATTTAAATGGTGCTTGGTTAATGTCGGGCAGAAAAAGAAATGGAGAAATTCAGCAAAGAGACACTGATAAACCAAGAAAAACTATGAAGATTTTGTCGGGCACTCGTTTTCAATGGATTGCCTACAATACCGAGACTAAACAGTTTTTGGCTACAGGAGGAGGAACGTATACAACTGATAATGGTGAGTATATTGAAAATATTGAATTTTTCTCCCGTGATGATTCCAGATCAGGCGCTAGCTTAAAGTTTAATTATGAATTAAAAAATGATGATTGGCATCATTCAGGCCTTTCCAGTAAAGGCGATCCTATTTATGAAATATGGACGAGACGCCAATAATATATACTAAGAAGTTCATTTAGGTAGTATGAATAAAATTAGCCGAAAGAGAAATAAAGATTTAGGACTTGGTGAATTAATAGCTATAGCATTAGGAGGTATGGTTGGTGGCGGTATATTTTCTATTTTAGGAATAGCCACTGAAAACATAGGAAACGCAACGCCTATTGCAATTTTAGTAGGTGGAATTTTAGCTTTTTTTGCAGCTTATTCATATGTGAAATTAGCTCTCCTATATAAAGATGAGGGGGCAACTTATTCTTTTTTTAAAAAAACGTTCCCACATAGTAAAGTTGCTTCATCTGCAATAGGTTGGCTCATTGTTTTTGGTTATATCAGTACACTTGCACTGTACGCTTTTACTTTTGCTTCCTATTTCTGTAGTCAGTTTGAATATCTGAATAATGTTATATGGCAGAAATTAATTGCAGCTTTTGTGATCATATCTTTTGCAATTGTGAATTTGGTAAGTGTAAAGGGAATGGGAAAGATAGAAGACATATTAGTTTATTCTAAAATCATTATTCTTCTGTTCATCTCAGGTTTATTGGCAGGTAAAGCGGATATAAAAAACTTACAACCTATCATTGAAACCAATACAACTTTAGGTAGTATTCTACTGGTAGCTGCAATTACATTTGTGGCTTATGAAGGGTTTCAATTGGTAATTCATGCTTATGATGAAATGGATCGTCCTAAAAGAAATATTCCAATTGCCATCTACTCTTCTATCAGCATCGCTACTTTATTATATATATTATTGGCAGTCGCAGCATTAGGCACCATTCCGAAAGAAATAATTATTTCGGATAAAGAATATGCCTTGGCCGCTGGTGCAAAAACTTATCTAGGAAATTTTGGCCAGTTTTTCGTAATCTTCGGTGCCCTATTAGCAACTTCAAGTGCTATAAGTGGGACATTATTCGGCTCCTCTCGACTTATGGCTGTTATTGCAAATGATGGATATTTTCCGAGATTACTGTCTAAAAAAATTAAAAAGCATATACCTCACATCGCAATTATTACGATCAGTTTAATGGCAATATTATTGGTGGTTTCTGGGGGATTACAAGTGATATTAGAATTTGGAAGTATTACATTTATTATAGTTTCATTTTTAATGGCCTATTCTAATTATAAGAAAAGACATAAAACTAATTCATCTTGGTTGCTTACAATCATTGCATTAGTAGGACTATTTTTTGCAGGGGTACTGATTATTTATTTTGAGTTCAGTGAAAACAAAAGCCAATTTATTTTTATAATTGTTATTTACGGATTACTGGCTTTAGGAGCATATTTCTTTTCAAGAAAAAACTAATCACCCCTCATATTCAAACTCCCCATGCTCATTTTTAATAGTGACTTTTTTGCTCTCAGCTGCTTCTACTCGACCGATAACTTGAGCTTCAATGTTAAATGATTTTGAGATATCAATAATCTGTTGAGCATCTGCCTCATCAACATATAATTCCATTCTGTGACCCATATTGAAGACTTTGTAAATCTCCTTTCCATCTATAAATTATTCTCATTGATATCTGTCATTTTATTATATTTCTGGGAGATTTTTTGCGGTTGGATGTATAGTTTTCTTAAAAAAAATATACCTTTAAGGGATATATTTAAAATAGTATATTTTTATATAATAATTAACACCTGCTTTATATTAAATATGTTTAATAGTAAATTTTCTTTCTTACTTTTCTTGTTTATTACAGTTATTGTAAATCAAATAAACGGACAAAGTGTAATCAATTCATCAGGAGAGAATATTTCTGGAACAGGTGGTAGTGTGAATTTTTCAATTGGACAATTAACATTTGACAATTATACTGGAGCAAATGGCACTGTAAATCAAGGAATACAAAATGCTTATGAAATTTCGCTTTTAACTAGCTCTGAAATAAGTTTAAAAAGATTTTCTTTTACAATATTTCCAAATCCAGTTAAGGATGTTCTTAATTTGGAAATTGGTAATCTAGATAATAAGAATATGACTTATCATCTTTATAAGAGCAACGGTAGACTTTTGGAAAAGAAAAATATTAAAAGCAATAATATCTCAATCGATATGAAAGAGAGGATTCCTGATATATATCTTTTAAAGATAAATAATGGAGACCAAGTTTTAAAAATTTTTAGAATAGTAAAATATTAAAATAATGAAATATGTACTAACAGTTTTATTTTGGCTATCATTTTGTATTTATGCCATGAGTCAAACTCCACATAAAATGAGCTATCAAGCTGTTGTTAGAAATAGTAATGGGGAATTGATAAGTAATCAAGTAATAAGTGTTCAAATTAGTATTTTGAAAGGATCAGTTGAAGGGGAAGCAGTATATAAAGAAACTCAAAATCCAGAAACAAATTCAAATGGTCTTATGAGTTTAGAGATCGGAGGAGTAAAGGCAGAGGTTGTTTTAGGAGATATATCTGAAATTAATTGGTCGAATGATACTTATTTTATCAAAACAGAAACTGATCCGAATGGAGGTATTGATTATACAATTAGTGGAACAAGTCAATTGTTAAGCGTTCCTTATGCTTTACATGCTAAAACTGCTGAACAAATATCTGGTGGAATTAATTATGAAGAATTAGACCCTGTTTTTCAAAATTCATTAGCATCAAAAATAAATGAAAGAGATACTGCAAGCTGGAATGCTAAGTTAGATTCTTTTATAGAGACTGATCCTGATTTTAATTCTTCCATAGCTTCAGGTATTTCTGAAGCAGACACTGCTAGCTGGAATGCTAAGCTTGAGGTAGAACAAGATGGTTCAATTGAAAATGAAATCCAGAGATTTAGAGTTTCAGAAACTGGGGATACACTATTCTTGAGTCAAAGTAATTGGGTGATAATATCAGGAATTAGTAATGATAATAATTTGGACCCTCAACCAATTGCTCCTCGAGTTTATAGTAGTTCGGTTTCAGTAGAATTAGTAACTGGTGGGAGAAATGTAACTTTAACTGCAATTATTGATAACGTAGATCATGTTGAAATAAATAGAGTAGGTTTGGCAGTTTTATCTCCTTCTCAGGAGATCTTTCATTCTCATTCAGAAGATTCGCCAACCCTTTCTGAAACTGATCCTGGTTGGTTTCCATATGTATATACCTTTTTCATTCCAAGTACAGCTCCTACTGGGGATTATACATGGATAGACTTTTCAATTGATTATGAAGGGGGGCAAAGTATTGGATTAGATGAGACACAATACTTTTTTATTGATAATGGTTAAGTAAAACTTTCTAAAGGCTTATTTTTGTTTAATAAATAATAGATCAGATTTTACCCCTCATATTCAAACTCCCCATGCTCACTTTTAATAGTGACTTTTTTGCTCTCAGATGCTTCTACTCGACCGATTACTTGAGCTTCAATGTTGAATGATTTTGAGATATCAATAATCTGTTGAGCATCTGCCTCATCAACATATAATTCCATTCTGTGGCCCATATTGAATACCTTATACATCTCTTTCCAATCTGTATTTGATTCTTCTTGAATCATTTTGAAAAGAGGAGGAGTAGGTAGCATATTATCTTTAATCACATGTACATTCTCTACAAAGTGTAATACCTTAGTTTGTGCACCGCCACTACAATGAACCATCCCATGCACTTTCCCAGGTAATTGTTCTAATACTTTTTTAATAACGGGGGCGTAGGTTCTTGTAGGAGATAAAACTAGTTTTCCGGCATCCAATTCTACTCCATCTATTTGGTCAGTTAATTTTTTACTTCCTGAATAAATCAATGCTTTATCTACGGCAGGATCGAAACTTTCAGGATATTTCTCCATTAAATACTTATCGAACACATCATGACGAGCTGAAGTAAGTCCGTTACTTCCCATCCCCCCATTGTATTCATTTTCATAAGTTGCCTGTCCATATGAAGCTAAACCTACGATTACTTGCCCCGCTTTGATATTATCATTTGAGATAACATCGGCTCTTTTCATGCGAGCGGTAACTGTACTATCTACTATAATTGTTCTTACTAAATCTCCAACATCAGCAGTTTCACCACCTGTGCTGATAATATTAACCCCATTGTCTCTAAGCATCTGCAAAACCTCTTCCGTTCCATTGATAATTGCAGAAATTACTTCTCCAGGAATAAGGTTTTTATTTCTTCCAATTGTAGAGGAGAGTAAAATTTTATCTGTACAACCCACGCACAATAAATCATCAATATTCATAATGATGGCATCCTGAGCAATCCCTTTCCATACTGAAACATCTCCTGTTTCCTTCCAATACATATAAGCAAGTGAAGATTTTGTTCCTGCACCATCAGCATGCATGATGGTGCAATAGTTATCATCTCCAGCTAAGTGATCTGGTACAATCTTACAAAAAGCTTGAGGGAAAAGCCCTTTATCTAGATTTTTGATGGCATTATGTACATCTTCTTTGGAGGCCGAAACTCCGCGTTGGTTATATCTATCAGACATGGATTTAAAATTTATCCAAAATTAAGGGGATTGCCTATTTTAAACTAATAATGAATAGATTTTATCGTTTATTGATCAAAACAGATTCTGTTATCTAGTTATACATACTTTCGACTAAGCATAGTTGTAATTTTAAATTAAAAAGCTGAATGCAATCTTCATTAATCAAATGAGTGCATTTTAAAAGGTTTAATAAAGTAAATAAGATTTACAGAATCAATAAAAAATTACATGATTTAAATGGATGGTGTGATTGATTTTCTTAATCAGTAATATTGTAAGTGTTTGAAATAGAATTTTTTATAAATTTAGTACTTTTAATATCATAAATAATTATATTGAAGATGTGTAAAATATTACACGATTAAATTTTATAACTAACCAAAATCACTAATTATGAAAAAGTATCACAAGGCTGGAGTAAAGCCATCACGATCATTGCAGTCCATTCAAATGTTTTCCTTTTCTCTGGTAGCATTTGCTTTATTTTTCACATCTTGTTCCCAAGAGAGTGAGTTTAACACAGATCAACCAATTGAACAAAAAACAAAAATTGAGTTAGCTCAATCTGATCAGTGGATAGAAATTCAAGCTGAGCCATCTAGCTCTTTAAGAACAACCGAAGCTGCAGGTGTAGATAGAGGGCGTTTTAATATTACTTTGAAATATGTAGTTCCTGTCACTGAAAGACAAGAACAAGTTTTTGAGGCTGCTGCTGCTCGCTGGGAAAGAATTATCATTAAAGATGTCCCTTCATTTACAGGAGTGCTTCCATCTGCTTTCGGTGGTTTTCCTCCTGCAGTCGATGGAACTGTGGATGATATTATTATCGAAGTTGCTCTAGCGCCAATAGACGGTCCTGGAAGAATATTAGGTCAGGCTGGGCCAAGGTTTGTGAGAACAATAGATAATTTAACTTTATCTGGTGTAATGTTTTTTGATGTTGATGATCTGTCATTTTTAGATGAGATTGACTTATTCGAAGAAGTGATAGTTCATGAAATGGGACATGTTTTAGGAGTTGGAACCTTGTGGAATTTTAATAGATCATTATTAGCGGATGCTGACACTAACCCTTACTTCACAGGAAAAAAAGCAAACGTACATTGGAATGCTGAAGGAGGAGATGGAGAATTACCTATAGAAAATATGGGTGGTCCTGGAACTGCTTTGGGTCATTGGAGAGAGTCTGTCTTAAATAATGAATTAATGACAGGGTTTTTGAATTTAGGTGAAAATCCATTAAGTAGAATAACTGCTGCGTCTATGAAGGACTTAGGCTATGGTGCAGCTGTAGTAGGTGATCAATATGATTTACCAAAAGGAGCGCCAGGTGTAGATGTTCAAGGAGGGGCTTCCACAGCAGAAGGTCTTGACATTGCAGCTATGGAGGTAACATTACTACCGATAGGATCAGTAACTACAAATTAAGATTTTGACCCGTCCTAAAATAAGTTGACGGTTTTTAAGATAAATTAATTAAACCTGTGGAGCTTTCTTCACAGGTTTTTTATGTATAAAACTAGGTGATTTAAAGTTCAAACTAAGATATTCTAGATCATTGTCAGGGTTCAACAACCGCATTAAACCCAACCAATAAGGTAATAAGATGATTGGTTAAAAAGCATTAACAAAGAAGAGTAAAATACACTATGAGGTGAAAAATAGAGTTGTTTCAGTTAATAATTAGTATTATTCTGAGCCTATACAGTTTTTTAAAAT is drawn from Marivirga arenosa and contains these coding sequences:
- a CDS encoding APC family permease; translation: MNKISRKRNKDLGLGELIAIALGGMVGGGIFSILGIATENIGNATPIAILVGGILAFFAAYSYVKLALLYKDEGATYSFFKKTFPHSKVASSAIGWLIVFGYISTLALYAFTFASYFCSQFEYLNNVIWQKLIAAFVIISFAIVNLVSVKGMGKIEDILVYSKIIILLFISGLLAGKADIKNLQPIIETNTTLGSILLVAAITFVAYEGFQLVIHAYDEMDRPKRNIPIAIYSSISIATLLYILLAVAALGTIPKEIIISDKEYALAAGAKTYLGNFGQFFVIFGALLATSSAISGTLFGSSRLMAVIANDGYFPRLLSKKIKKHIPHIAIITISLMAILLVVSGGLQVILEFGSITFIIVSFLMAYSNYKKRHKTNSSWLLTIIALVGLFFAGVLIIYFEFSENKSQFIFIIVIYGLLALGAYFFSRKN
- a CDS encoding T9SS type A sorting domain-containing protein gives rise to the protein MFNSKFSFLLFLFITVIVNQINGQSVINSSGENISGTGGSVNFSIGQLTFDNYTGANGTVNQGIQNAYEISLLTSSEISLKRFSFTIFPNPVKDVLNLEIGNLDNKNMTYHLYKSNGRLLEKKNIKSNNISIDMKERIPDIYLLKINNGDQVLKIFRIVKY
- a CDS encoding AIR synthase-related protein, with the translated sequence MSDRYNQRGVSASKEDVHNAIKNLDKGLFPQAFCKIVPDHLAGDDNYCTIMHADGAGTKSSLAYMYWKETGDVSVWKGIAQDAIIMNIDDLLCVGCTDKILLSSTIGRNKNLIPGEVISAIINGTEEVLQMLRDNGVNIISTGGETADVGDLVRTIIVDSTVTARMKRADVISNDNIKAGQVIVGLASYGQATYENEYNGGMGSNGLTSARHDVFDKYLMEKYPESFDPAVDKALIYSGSKKLTDQIDGVELDAGKLVLSPTRTYAPVIKKVLEQLPGKVHGMVHCSGGAQTKVLHFVENVHVIKDNMLPTPPLFKMIQEESNTDWKEMYKVFNMGHRMELYVDEADAQQIIDISKSFNIEAQVIGRVEASESKKVTIKSEHGEFEYEG
- a CDS encoding leishmanolysin-related zinc metalloendopeptidase; its protein translation is MKKYHKAGVKPSRSLQSIQMFSFSLVAFALFFTSCSQESEFNTDQPIEQKTKIELAQSDQWIEIQAEPSSSLRTTEAAGVDRGRFNITLKYVVPVTERQEQVFEAAAARWERIIIKDVPSFTGVLPSAFGGFPPAVDGTVDDIIIEVALAPIDGPGRILGQAGPRFVRTIDNLTLSGVMFFDVDDLSFLDEIDLFEEVIVHEMGHVLGVGTLWNFNRSLLADADTNPYFTGKKANVHWNAEGGDGELPIENMGGPGTALGHWRESVLNNELMTGFLNLGENPLSRITAASMKDLGYGAAVVGDQYDLPKGAPGVDVQGGASTAEGLDIAAMEVTLLPIGSVTTN